CTTTCATTAGGATCTTCAACGATCTTCAAAGAACCCCTTAATACAACGAATTTATATTCGCTAAGATCTGGTGCATAGCTTTCTATTTCTACACAAACTCGCTCATCCTTTTTGAGCAGTTTCATTTTCTTGCCGTAATCTGTAAAGTGAAAGTATAAAGTATCATTCATGAAGACGTACTGAAAAGGAGCCATGTACGGATAATCATCTCCTTTAAAAGCTATCCTGCAAAGCTTTTGTTCTCTTATGAAATTATTAATCTCGTTCTCATCCATTTTGGGTAATTTAATTTGTACCAAGAATTTCACCAAAATTATAGAGAGTGCACTAAAGATAATATCAGTTACTAAAAAAATAAGAAAATGAAGTTATTAGATTATTCAAGTGGGGTTGGATCGCATAGATTTTCTTGGTTAGTGGCCGCTCTACCACATACCTTACAGATAAATTTAGCATCTTTTACTATAGGAATTACTTCATCAACATTGTAGGTGTCTGACCAAATTTTACACAAGTGTTTTTCGTGTCCTGGATGTGGAAACTTCATTTTTGGAAACTCCAAAATTATTTGCTCCTAATTAATTATTGACATAAGTTAGCGAACAATTTCCTATTTAAATTTAGTGTACATTATTGAATATCCTCAATTCGCAGAGTTAAATAGTTCAACTGTATAAATTTAATTTCAAAATGTATACTTTTGACATTTTCCGTTTGGCCTCCTCAGCATTATTAGAGAGAAGGTTTAGAGCGGGTCTGACAATCTTTATGGTAATTATCGGTTCTTCTTTAATAATGGCCATTAACGGTTTGAGCGCCGGTAGTGAAAATCTAATAACTGATCAGTTGGGAACTCTGGGATCAAATTTGATTATAGTTAGACCATATGCTGCAGGTGGAGGTTTTTCAATCGGTATGCCAGAACAAAAACCTAAACTTGTTTTCAATGAGCAAACTGTTAATACGTTAAAGGGAATTCAAGGTGTAAGTTCTGTTGTACCATTTTATGAAGGAATAGTCACAATAAAATCTGGTGGAAAGGAAAAAACAGCAACATTGGTTGGAATAGAAAATAATATGCTTACCTCAGTTGCACCAAAACTTGAGCTACTGGAAGGTTCTTTTGTAACTAAAACTGATCAAATCGGTATAGTCTTAGGTAATAATGTGGCTTATGGGGAAAATGATGTATTATTTGCTAGAAATGGTCAGACTTTGAGTGTTGAATTTTCCAAAGTTGAACAAAAGGGTTCGTTTGAAGAGCTTAAGACTAAAAGAAAAAGTTTCCAAGTAAAGGGAATTCTAAATGAGTTGGGCAACATACTTATAGATAATCAGGTATTTGTCTCACTGCCAGCAGCTAATTCGGTGCTTGAAAAAGAAGGAAAATATTCTGGGATTTATGTTATCTCAAGAGATGCCCAATTGAATGATATGATCGTTGAAGAGATCAAAGATATCTATGGTGATAAAATCGGTGTTACAACACCTAAGGCAATCATAGAAGTCATAAAACAAATCCTTGGTGCCTTTAACGCAAATGTTCAAGCTATAGGGGCTATTTCACTAATTGTAGGAGCTATTGGTATTATTACGACTCTATATACATCTGTTTTAGAAAGAACAAGTGAAATAGGAGTTCTAAAAGCCATAGGTTTCAGTAATTCTACGATTCTACAATTGTTCCTAATGGAGTCTGCAATAATTGGTTTTGCTGGTGGTTTAGGAGGAGTATTTACAGGGATTGGTCTTTCCTATCTATTAAGTAAATACAATCCTTTTACTCGTGGACTAGGTTTGAATCCAATTTTCAAAATTGAAAGTATATTTTTTGTGATTATATTGACTGCAGTTTTAAGCATTATTGCCGGATTATATCCAGCATGGAAAGCTGCAAGTTTAAGTCCTATAAAGGCGCTTCAAAAAAAATGATTAATTGATGAAACGCATCTTTGCTAATGTCTAAATAATTTTTTCCTATTTAGAAAAATTATGATTGAAATCAAAAATAC
The genomic region above belongs to Candidatus Bathyarchaeota archaeon and contains:
- a CDS encoding pyridoxamine 5'-phosphate oxidase family protein, whose protein sequence is MVQIKLPKMDENEINNFIREQKLCRIAFKGDDYPYMAPFQYVFMNDTLYFHFTDYGKKMKLLKKDERVCVEIESYAPDLSEYKFVVLRGSLKIVEDPNERKDAIEKMAEFGKERISKNFLSAHGLRKEEGWDSFSSDKPLTIIKLKNVVEAIGLKSF
- a CDS encoding ABC transporter permease; the protein is MASSALLERRFRAGLTIFMVIIGSSLIMAINGLSAGSENLITDQLGTLGSNLIIVRPYAAGGGFSIGMPEQKPKLVFNEQTVNTLKGIQGVSSVVPFYEGIVTIKSGGKEKTATLVGIENNMLTSVAPKLELLEGSFVTKTDQIGIVLGNNVAYGENDVLFARNGQTLSVEFSKVEQKGSFEELKTKRKSFQVKGILNELGNILIDNQVFVSLPAANSVLEKEGKYSGIYVISRDAQLNDMIVEEIKDIYGDKIGVTTPKAIIEVIKQILGAFNANVQAIGAISLIVGAIGIITTLYTSVLERTSEIGVLKAIGFSNSTILQLFLMESAIIGFAGGLGGVFTGIGLSYLLSKYNPFTRGLGLNPIFKIESIFFVIILTAVLSIIAGLYPAWKAASLSPIKALQKK